The region GTGAGCAGGAACTGTCAAGGTCTTTGAACTGACGAACACGGTCACTTGGTAGAAGGACAAGAGCGCTCTTATATAGCTGACCTTGGACCTCTTCTTGAAATTGAGGGTAGCAGCTAGAAGAGCCTCCGTGGTAAGGTAACACACGGGGCGTCTGGAATATATATACCTAATACTCTAGGGAAGTTTGGCGGCTGGGTCACACATGCATATCCACGTCTTGTCACACCTGGAGAAACTCGGAAGCTTTGCAAGCAGGCACGCCTCCGAAGGGTGTCTCTAACACGATATGCATCTCCATGGAATGCATGAGGAGAATCCCAAATGAACGAGCAATTCTCGTTTCTGatggtgtgtgcggcaagaGAACGGAGAACCAAATACGGTCGCCCACATTTGGGAACCAGACCGCCACCACACCTCCTCTTTCAGCATTAGCGTTCATTGAACTACAAGCGGAATCTGGGGATATCCGGCTGACAGCACGGAACGACTTCATTGTGACACTATTTCGCTCCCTAGAAAGAAATTCTGATGTGGATCCGGCTAATACTCGAGGCCAGACagtgatgatgctggcttgAGTGGCCCAAGAAACCGGGGGTGTGTGTGGATGTCAAGCCCGCTCCGGTTTTGATATTCGTTGCCCAGCCTGCTAAAAAGCAATTCATCCATTGGGACAGAAATCGAACGAATCAACGATCACATATCAGCACTTTGACGCACTTTTTGGCTTAATGGAAACCGTGTTGTGGGGGTTCACTTCTGTCAGACTCCCTGAAAGCACCCAAGAGAACCAGGTTGACGATGCGAGGAGATATGCAATGTGGCCCTCCATCCGCCACGGGAGAAGCCCTGACCATGCTCCTCCTCGGAACCGAAGATGACCAAGCTACCGAGATTACTAGGAATTTGTGGCGGCTGCAATGCAGACGAAAAAGCATCACACAAAGCACATATGGAAtccttggctgggctggaaCGACAACTGATGTGAGGCTGGTTGCACCCGTGGAACTCACACAGGATGCGATGATCTCCAGAGCTACACGCGATTTTACTTTTTGGGTTACTGTTAAGATTGATGTTTAAGGAATAAGCTTAAGCGCAAAATGGCCCAGTTCAAGGCAGGGCCGAGACATAACCTTCCTTTAACCCCGCTCATAACTTGTTGCTTCATCCCTGCTAGCATGGGTCACGGAGGGCCGTGGAGGAACTTTTCCTCAGTTTCTCAGACCATGAACCCACCACCAGCTGACCCATGTGAGACGAGGTCAGTCAAGGGGAAAGGCGGTTGGTGGACTCGACAAGACGGGCTCAGGCTGTTCTGAACGTGGCTGCAGATGGCTCAATGCCGTCATGCAGCCAATCGCCCAGGAGCGGCAATTGGCCACGATGCATTGTGGCGAGCGCTGGGCAGACATCATGGAAAACATCAGGTTGGTGCTTCATCGGGGTTCTTTTTCGAGCTGTCAAGATCTCAACACCGATGCAAATTGATGCCAAGCAGATGAGACAAGCCAGTGGTTCGCGGCGCAAGTGAGTACGACATATCTGGCGTTGGCGTGCCTTCCCCAGATTCCACCAGGGTTCAAAAACCGACATTCACATGGCGACGTTGCAACAAACGTGACACTAGCAggactacggagtacgtggGTAAAGCTATGCTTGTTTGCAGGACTAAAGTGTCTCATCTGAAAGACGAGGCAACGCAGGTAACAGCGACCTAATGTTCGAGCGGTTTGTCTCCGGTTTTCTGTCCGCTAGCACGATGCCATTATTCTTGCGTGGCCGTCGTAATTGAACAGAGAACACAAACCATGGTGGAATGTGCATCCACTTCCTCTTCAGCAGGTTTGGCCAGAAGCTAGGATTTGCATGCTCAAAACGCTTGGCGCCATCGTCTTACGGTGATCTGCTGAACGCCTTGCAGCACCGAGTCAGTTGGCAACTGACCTTGGCAGGGTCAACGAACATGGCGTCGACGTTGGCCACGGATTCGAACAATCTGTTTCGGCCACTCTCCGCAAAACAAAAAAGCCACTTGCCCACTATCCCGTAGGTGGCTCCCGCGCCGAAGATTGTGGGATGTAAGCCAGGAAGGCAAGGCATTTTGCCAAGAGATGGGGGCAAACCCCAGAAGTTAGTGGCTCCATTTGGCGGCATTCCCTCCGCAAGATGCAAATCCTTCTAGATGCCAGAAGacacaccaacaaccacacaTTTGTTGTTGCCTTGAGTCCCCTGGTCTTAAGCCTCAGTCTCGACCAACCCGGAGGCAGATGCCGGACGGGGCTCATGGCTTAGCACTGAAACCattggcggtggtgctggatAAGTTCAACTGCCTGTCCACCTTACCCACGACGGTCGAGTTTGGCACCGCACACCTAGGAGAGCCAACTTCCCACACCGACCGGGATACGCCAACTGTGAGCTGCGATTGTTCTCATCCTTCATGTCAGCATGTGTTGAGCATGTTCCCGTGCGATCCCGAGAATTCAAGCACTAGAGAAAAGAAACCGGCGCCATTATGAGTTGGACGGCACTAATACGCTACGGTAGTGTCGTGAGCATCATGAGCCTGTAAGCTTACAACCGGCTTGGCACCGAAACTGGAAAGAAACCAATGAATTGGGGATTCTTGATTGGCATCGCGCATTTCGAGTACTTTTGTGTATGTGCAATCGTCTTTTCTCAAGGCGGATCTTAAAATCGAACTTTGGACATGTATTCGAACCGGGGACCACCCGCGCCATCCTGTTTAAGAGTCTCAAAGTGGAAGGTTTTGAGACCGCCATCCAAACTGTACTACGGAATTCACTGGACATTTTTTTAtcatgatggtgatgaaggggACATTGAAACatctggagaagatgatCACATTACAGGTGCAAGGGTTCTGAAGGGAACCTTGACCCTGCAGATACCCTGAGCTCCGTGCCCCGGAGAAGAATGGTCGCCATGTGAGAGGCAGGCTTTGTCCCGGACACAGGGTACAGCAGAATGAAAATTCTACAAACACCTGGCTCGTGTGAGCTTGTTTGCTTGCACGATATATTGCCTAGGCCTTCTCGAAGGTCGTCGCGGCCCGAATTGTCAACCATTTCACTCCGTAAGGAGATTACATTCAACCATAGGCTAGTACGGAGCACACTTATTCAAGACTATAGCTTCAGTCCGGCAAATACGCCGGCAGCATGTAAATATATGATGAAGACCCACAAGGATGCCTGTATTTAGGCGGCGTTGAGGAATGGTTATCCGTTTCTTGAAAGTCCGCTAAACTTGGTATGTAATTGACCCTGAAGCAATTGTCCAATGATTTAAGATGGCGCCGCCAACTTGTGCATAAATGGTATGCATGCTATGCCGGTCCTCACCGAGGATCTCTAGCTCACAGCTTGGGCAGCATATTGTTTCCGGGGGACAGGGAAATGTCGGAGGTAAATGGTTCTCGTTGTCACCCGAACCATCGTTGTTTACTCAACCATCTGTTCCGTTTTGGATAAACTCGAAATCAATGAAAATGGCGCATTCTTCAGGCTAGCGGCTCAGCAACAATAGGACGGTGAACATAATATGCGCCGATTTCGAACGGACGGCTGGGAAACAGTACATGTGAGGGACTCAAACTTTGCTGAAGGCCACATTTGTTTGACCTGAACCAGAGATATCAAATAAGACGGCTACTGTCCATGTGAAACAACAGGGCTAAATTTGGCTCAATAATGTCTGAAAGCCACAGGGCCTGAAACTGGCGCACCAGCATGCAACAAGTCTTTTTCGCCATTATCAGTTATCACTCATAATCATATGGACTAGGACACAATGACAAAGCTCTCCTCGAATATACCAGACGCAAATCATGGCAAATTTGCTCAAGGGAAACTGCCCTTCTCAGGTCCAAAGTATCCTCTCTCAGGGATGGGCAACCAGCCCACCTGTTTGCCATCAATACCAGCAGTGCTGACGGTGTTCCCCCACCACTTCAATCTAATGGGATGATACCCAACTGCGAAGAACATAATTAACGCGCTGAACGCAAGACCGGCGGTCAGAGCCGAAGACAAGACGTAGTTGTACTTGGACCACCACGCGAGGCGGTGCCTCGGCATCCAATACATGAAAATATACGACAAGATGAACCCAGGCGTCTTGTAAGCCATGTTGGAGGGCGCCCAATGCTGAACACCCTGAATAATAAGCACGGGGTTCAACCACATGAGAGAAGCAATGAAGGGGAACAAGGTGCGGTCGAGGCTAGCAAAGCGCTCGGGAGACAGTTTGGTTCGAAGTCTCTCCCTCACGCCGGGAAGATATTTCGGCCCCAAGCCCTGGCCAACAAGGAAGACGACGGATATAAGGGCTCCGATGAGGAAACACCACTTGAACAAAGGATAGACCGAGTTGAACATGCGGTCGGATCCCATGAGCCCCCACATGAGAGAGTTGGAATACAAGGGAGCACCGTCGTTGGCGCAAGTAAACCTGCTTGGCTGGTCGGGCGTACACAAACCCTCGACATTGTTAAGGATGAAATTTTGCGTCGCAACGGCCACGAAACACGTaatgatgatggtgccaATCTGACTGCGGAACACGGCTCTCGGCGCAATCTTGCAGTAGTGAGCCATCTTCTGATCCTGGACGTAGTTGTCTCCGTAGCCGGCGAGCGCCCAGCTCCCCAACGTCTGGCCAAACAGGAAGGCATTGGGATTGTTGGGCAGCAGGAAGCCCGTGATGATTTGGATCAACGACCCCAAGCCCAAGTTTGTGCCCGTCGTGGCGGACAAGAATGACAGCGGCACCGCAAACACCAGATTGACGCCGATGACGAGAAAGATCAACCACACGGGCACGTCGACGGGGTATATCCGCGCCcagatgatgttgacgacaatggcgcccacaaagatgatgaggaaccACCAGTCAGGGACTTCCTTgtacttggccatggagcGATTGTGCACATCCATGGCGTCCTCGTAGTTGCCCTTGCCGTAGCGGAGGCCCTTGTAGAAATCAACGTAGGCCTTGCCAATCGTCTTCCACTGATTCACCATGATGTACAGGAAGTAGACGGGGTAGAAGGCAAAGTTAGCGCCAATGGTGAGCACATAACCCGCTGAATAAAACGGCGGCGAATACTCCTGATACTTTTTCACATCGAGCTTATTGTTGACGACAATCTTCTGCACAACGTAAGGCTTTCCGTCGTTGGCAAACGCAGACGACGAGTTG is a window of Pochonia chlamydosporia 170 chromosome 5, whole genome shotgun sequence DNA encoding:
- a CDS encoding oligopeptide transporter protein (similar to Scheffersomyces stipitis CBS 6054 XP_001387520.2), with the protein product MASEKTDGVETHISPSHDTEKNPVTTLNYGDQIPVELLETLAPNGEGDFILDKINNMSEDEAIGIITESLEFHSDDWNFPSDMRERMQRLLLGSKAYGEFYDRDLRIDATMMKWSSPYPGVRAVASPIDDAKVPIETARAYFLGISWAIIGTFMSTFFNSRFPGISLSNSVIQILLYPCGNLLHTILPDWGITVFKVRHSLNPGPWTFKEQMFATITFNIAIYTTNSYGMILVQRSPVYYGLDFIHFGYQLMLTLFVQLMGMGLAGYLRRFSVYPVKALWPTLMPIIALNRALTKPEPRENIHGWTISRYKFFWVTAGSMFVYYWLPGYLFTALSQFNWMTWIAPDNFKLAVLTGSNMGLGLFNPITTFDWNVATSSYAALAQPFFATCTMYIGGILGGFIILGIFYSNMYNTGYLPINSSSAFANDGKPYVVQKIVVNNKLDVKKYQEYSPPFYSAGYVLTIGANFAFYPVYFLYIMVNQWKTIGKAYVDFYKGLRYGKGNYEDAMDVHNRSMAKYKEVPDWWFLIIFVGAIVVNIIWARIYPVDVPVWLIFLVIGVNLVFAVPLSFLSATTGTNLGLGSLIQIITGFLLPNNPNAFLFGQTLGSWALAGYGDNYVQDQKMAHYCKIAPRAVFRSQIGTIIITCFVAVATQNFILNNVEGLCTPDQPSRFTCANDGAPLYSNSLMWGLMGSDRMFNSVYPLFKWCFLIGALISVVFLVGQGLGPKYLPGVRERLRTKLSPERFASLDRTLFPFIASLMWLNPVLIIQGVQHWAPSNMAYKTPGFILSYIFMYWMPRHRLAWWSKYNYVLSSALTAGLAFSALIMFFAVGYHPIRLKWWGNTVSTAGIDGKQVGWLPIPERGYFGPEKGSFP